The genomic DNA CTAGAAATTAATTACCAGTGGGGGATCGTTAGTGCAATCTCTTTCGAGCATTATTTCAGGTAGGGTTACCTTTCCTTTCCTCTTACCCGACTTTGTTGTTTGCTAGAAATTTCTCGTAATCCTCTTTTGTTACTCGATAGGTCTTTCCAACCTTATAAGCGGTAATTTCTCCAGTCTCGATCAATCTTCGTACCGTTGTAGGATTGATCTCTAGACTTTTTGCGATCTCTGATACAGTTAGCATAATATTCTCCTTTTTCATTGTTTGCTACTGATTTGTTAATTTTACTACTATTAGATAGTGTCGCAAATACGAATATTCAAAAAATTCTAGAAATAATTCTAAATTATACATCTGAACATTTCTTGTTGTATATCAGAATAACGAATAAATAATGCCCGTATTTACTAGGTTTTTCTCTAGGGTATTCTCCACGGTCTTTACCCATACGTTTACCACGGAAAAAAGCCCCGAAAAATATACACGTGACTGATTTGATCGTCGGATCGGTCATTCTCTAGAATTTTGCCCCCCTACGGTCACGATCAGAGATAAAACGGATAAAACGAATAAAACGCATGACGAATTCTAGAAGCGGTTTCAACGATCAGAGATTGAACGGATAAAACGGATAAAACGATTGAACGAAACAACGATTCGTTCCGAATGATCGAACAGAGATAAAACGAATAGAACGGATAAAACGATAGTACGAACAACGAAAAAAGCCGACCCGTAAAACGGAATCGGCTTCTATTGGTTAATCAATTTTATTTTTGGGTATCTAATCAGTGATCCGAACTAAATGGTCGGGAGAACATCCACAGCGGATCGTAGATCGTTAATATCGAGTTGAGTATAAACGTCCATCGTTAATGCTATCGTCGAATGTCTTGCAAGCCGTTGTGCTTTTGCGGGATGCACATTTCCTTTTGCTAGATTACTGATGAATGTATAACGTAATGAGTGGAAGTCTAGACTTCCCGTTTTCGTCTCATACGGTATTCCAGCCCGTTTCAGGTCACGCTTCAACAGCTTACCGCCCATTCGTTTTTCCGCCCACGAACCCGGAAATAGCTTATCTGTTTTCAATTGATCGATATACGTTCTTAGATGGACGCACAACGAATCGGATAGCGGCAGTACCGCTTCTTCTCCGTTCTTCGTATTCGAAGCCTTACAACGAACCGTCTTAGTCGTTAAATCGAAATCGTGTATCGTTAACGATGCGATCTCTTTTGCCCGCAATCCTGTTGAGATCGCTAGACGGTAAAGCATGATGCGATCAGAAGAACGGAAATGCCAATCGTTTCCACGATAACATTTACAAACCTTTTGGGTATCTGATACCAAACGTTTGAACTCATCATCGGTTATCGGTCTTCTCACCTTCCGTCTATCCGCTTTCGAATTCTGACCACGCAATCCGATAAACGGATCGGAAGTCAGATACCGTTCACGGAGAAGCCAGCCCGTAAAGCATTTGACGGCTCGAACGTAATGGTTGATCGTTCCTGTTGAGATACCCAAAAGGTTCATTTGTTGAAGACTAGAACGAACTTCGTTCACGTTGAGATCGTTCAATCGTTTTATCGTTTTATCCGTTTTATCTTTTTGTCCGTTCTCTTTTGATCGTTGGTTCGTTTTATCCGTTTTATCCGTTTTATCTCTTGAAGCCGATTTCGTTGTTCGTCGGATCGTTTTATTCGTTTTATCCATTTTATCTTTTTTCGATCCACCGAAGAACAGTTTCCGTAAACGGCTTTCGCAAAGACGAATGTATTCTTCGGAATTGCCTTTTGCGGTCAGGTAGACAATATATTCGTCTAGAACATCGGTTAACGGCTTGTTCCGTTTGTCGTCTTGTACCGTATATCCGATTGAACGTTTATGGTCGGCTTCAGATTGTAATCGTCTCAGAAGACTCTCAGACGTTTTACGATCTTCGGTAAGCGGTATTTGCTTCGTTGTTCCGTCAAACGTTTTTAATGTTCCGTAGAACCGTTTGGACGGGATTGTTTGTTTAATCGCTCCCAGTTCGTTTTTCGAACATCTTTTACCGTTATTGACATACTTTACGCTGTTCTTTTTCCAGACTCTCATTAGATCGTTCTCCGTCAGTTTGACAGTTAGAACGACCATCGTTTCCGTTTTTGTCCGCACAGTATTTGCACGAAGCCGCACGAAAAGCCATGCGGACAGGCAATATGCCAACGAAAAAACGTCCTACCGACAGGGCAGGACGTTTGACGTAAAAGCCTAATTCATAAGCGTTTAAGCGGAGAGAACGGGATTCGAACCCGTGAAGAGTCTTTCGACCCTTACCGGATTAGCAATCCGGCGCTTTCGGCCTCTCAGCCATCTCTCCGAGAGAGCGCATTCTAGCGATCTGGTGTATGTCTTTGCAAGGCTTGGATTTGTAGTGAAATCACGAATTATGAATGTTGACAGATTCATTGAATTCTATTGATTTCGGCTTATTGAACGTCAAAACATGACTAATCATTGAAATTTTTGGGATTACTCTCCTGACACTGGAATCTTTAGGGTGTTCAGTCAGGTTCATCAATCTTAGCATGGCCTGAACGTAATACGACCCTTGCCAGCGTTCTGAAGATCGATCAGTTTTTCTTGCTGCTGGTCAGAAACTCTACGAATCACGAGTTCTTCTCACGGTTTGATCAATGGTCAGCCCGGAAATTCCACCATATTATTTTAACCGGGAAGGAAAAGGGGACATTCACTGATGTGATTGCTCTCAATGATCCAGTGGAAAAATCGGCATCGGCTGTGGTAACAAAATCTAAAAGTTGATATGGAACCAGCAACTCGGACGCGACATCATCATCATCACGGCCAGCCAAAATGATTCTGACTGACTTCATTTGCGTCTGTGTAATATGAGTGTCGTTGTGCTTGAATTCCGGATAGCCTCGCGAGATCAGTTGAACAGTCCAGCCATCGGCTCCGACCATGGCGAGTGGTTTGGGGGCGAACATCGCAGCGGTTGCGGTGTTTTTTGAGTCGATCTTCAGGATTGGCCACAATTCCTGAGAGACCAGAATGCTATGCTTCAGTGTTTCCCGCTCTTCCAATGTGGTTGGCGGAACCCAAGGATGGCATTTCGTATTGAAATCGTGAGTCTTTCGCTACCAGTTGGGGAGTGCTAAGGAGTCTTGTGCGAACATTGAGGATGAGTATCCCGTAATAATTGTTTTCAACATCCAATGCTGAGATTTCATGAAGCAAGAATACATGGGGATCTCTCCCTGGTTTCGATTTCATTTCAAAGTGGTCCTTTATCAGTAGCATGCGATTGATTCACTTCCGCAGCTGACACACAAAAAGCAGCGTTTTGGCAGAGAAACTTCGCAGCATTGCCTTCACTTCCAGATGCGTTTTATACTGCTCTCATGAATGATCTGAATGAACCAACCGATGAGAATTACGACTTTATGCATGCCGCTCAAGTGGGCGAAGTGGGTGAAGGAAAAGGAATCAGTCTGCGTTTAAATGGGCATGTGATCGGGCTGTTTCATTCGAATGGCAAACATTTTGCAATCAGCGATTTCTGCCCACATCAGGGGGCACAATTAACCGGCGGCTATGTGGAAGATGGTGTTGTGATGTGCCCCTGGCATGCCTGGAAATTTCGCTTGTGCGATGGAGCCTGGGCCGATTCTCCAAAATCTCCTTTACGCTGCCCAACCTATCCGGTGCGAATCCTTGGTGAAGAAATCCAGATTGGGATCCCCCGAGATCAATAATATATGTGCATGGCAGACTATCAACCTGTCATTTGTCGAGTTGTCCAATAGCGGTAATGCAGTCTGTTCTCTTGCTTTACTGGATTTACGACTTTAAAAAGTGACAGAATCGTAATTGCCCAATGACGGAATTCTCAGAATCGACACTCATCAAGATTGGTGGCAGCCTGCTGGAATGGCTTGAGTTTCCCGTTCGTTTATCGCAATTTCTTGATGGCATCCCTTCACCAATTCTGATTGTTGGTGGTGGAAAAACGACTGACGTCGTGCGTCGCTGGGACGAACTCTATCAATTGGGGGAAGAGGCGTCCCATCGTCTGGCTATTGCATCTCTGGACTTGACTGCCAGACTCCTCTTCCAGCTACTTCCCAACAGTCAGCTCTGCGACTCTTCAATCTCTTGTCTAAACCTGCTCAATTACAAAAAGATTCCCATCATTCTACCTGGTCAGTGGATTGCGACACTCGAGCCGGACTCAACAACCCGACTTCCGCATCATTGGCAGACAACGAGCGATTCTATCGCACTCTGGTTGAGTGCCGAGCTAGGGATCTCGAGATTGATGTTACTCAAGTCGGTCGACCTGCCGGAAATATGGGACTGGAATGAAATTGCGGAGCTGGAATTGATCGATGCCGAATTCCCTCGATTATTAAAGCGATTGAATTTCAACCCAAGTATCAGCTGGGAGAATTTACGATCATACGATCAGAGCTAATTCACTATACCATTGGTCGAACAGTTGTAGGTCTGCTCCACGAACTGGCAAGACATCGATGCGAGCCGTCAAAGGCAATTCCGTTTGAGCAAGCTCGGGCCGGTCGTTACAAATCCCCGACATAGCGGAGCGAAAGACCTTTGAAATCGCCACACGAACTGTTCGAAACCAAAACCCGTGCATTTCAAAACTGAATCCACTATGTACGATTCTGGAGTTGATTGATGATCGTTTGCAGTCATTCCCGGTCATCCATGCCTTCCACAATTCACTTTCAAAATAATGCCACTTGCTGAGTACAGCTGGAATTAACAAGTACGACTCATTTTAGCATGACAGGCATTAGACCATTTCCAAATGGTATCTGCAGTCGCATGGACATCAAATGTCCTAAAAACGATGTGTTTGCTCCTGCTGATCGCTGCAGGTAATTTTTGAATTTGCTCTAGAAAAGATTTCCCAGAATTGACGGACTTGAGTCATTCCCTGAATTCTTTCCGTATC from Rubinisphaera italica includes the following:
- a CDS encoding Rieske (2Fe-2S) protein, producing the protein MPSLPDAFYTALMNDLNEPTDENYDFMHAAQVGEVGEGKGISLRLNGHVIGLFHSNGKHFAISDFCPHQGAQLTGGYVEDGVVMCPWHAWKFRLCDGAWADSPKSPLRCPTYPVRILGEEIQIGIPRDQ
- a CDS encoding amino acid kinase family protein, which produces MTEFSESTLIKIGGSLLEWLEFPVRLSQFLDGIPSPILIVGGGKTTDVVRRWDELYQLGEEASHRLAIASLDLTARLLFQLLPNSQLCDSSISCLNLLNYKKIPIILPGQWIATLEPDSTTRLPHHWQTTSDSIALWLSAELGISRLMLLKSVDLPEIWDWNEIAELELIDAEFPRLLKRLNFNPSISWENLRSYDQS
- a CDS encoding helix-turn-helix domain-containing protein — protein: MLTVSEIAKSLEINPTTVRRLIETGEITAYKVGKTYRVTKEDYEKFLANNKVG
- a CDS encoding tyrosine-type recombinase/integrase, encoding MRVWKKNSVKYVNNGKRCSKNELGAIKQTIPSKRFYGTLKTFDGTTKQIPLTEDRKTSESLLRRLQSEADHKRSIGYTVQDDKRNKPLTDVLDEYIVYLTAKGNSEEYIRLCESRLRKLFFGGSKKDKMDKTNKTIRRTTKSASRDKTDKTDKTNQRSKENGQKDKTDKTIKRLNDLNVNEVRSSLQQMNLLGISTGTINHYVRAVKCFTGWLLRERYLTSDPFIGLRGQNSKADRRKVRRPITDDEFKRLVSDTQKVCKCYRGNDWHFRSSDRIMLYRLAISTGLRAKEIASLTIHDFDLTTKTVRCKASNTKNGEEAVLPLSDSLCVHLRTYIDQLKTDKLFPGSWAEKRMGGKLLKRDLKRAGIPYETKTGSLDFHSLRYTFISNLAKGNVHPAKAQRLARHSTIALTMDVYTQLDINDLRSAVDVLPTI